A single genomic interval of Candidatus Bipolaricaulis anaerobius harbors:
- the eno gene encoding phosphopyruvate hydratase — MNLIEDVWAREILDSRGNPTVEVEITLEDGTAARAAVPSGASTGTYEAVELRDGDDRYLGKGVQRAVHNVNEIIGPEIEGLDPLWQEEIDALLLERDGTPNKAELGANAILAVSLACAKAAAASLGIPLWKYLAGARPGRMPIPLMNVINGGAHADSGLAIQEFMIVPLGAPVFVEALRYGAEVFHTLRKILTGKGHSVAVGDEGGFAPRLATDEEALRILVQAIGDAGYEPGRDVALALDCAATAFYAPERGIYRLAGERRAADLVELYAQWAKAYPVVSIEDGLAEEDWEGWSLLTDRLGSTIQIVGDDIFVTNPDRLAQGIKRRAANAILIKLNQIGTVTETLRTMDLAHGAGYACIISHRSGETEDTTIADFAVGTGCGQIKTGSVSRSERVAKYNELLRIEDTYAPPMATWPR; from the coding sequence ATGAACCTGATCGAGGACGTCTGGGCACGGGAGATCCTGGACTCCCGCGGCAACCCGACCGTGGAGGTGGAGATCACGCTCGAGGACGGCACCGCGGCGCGGGCCGCTGTGCCCTCCGGCGCGTCCACCGGCACCTACGAGGCCGTCGAGCTGCGGGACGGAGATGACCGGTACCTGGGGAAGGGAGTCCAGCGCGCGGTCCACAACGTGAACGAGATCATCGGCCCGGAGATCGAGGGCCTCGACCCCCTCTGGCAGGAGGAGATCGATGCCCTGCTCCTGGAGCGCGATGGGACTCCGAACAAGGCGGAGCTAGGGGCGAACGCGATCCTCGCCGTGTCGCTCGCCTGCGCCAAGGCGGCGGCGGCGTCGCTCGGGATCCCGCTCTGGAAGTACCTCGCCGGCGCCCGGCCGGGCCGGATGCCGATCCCCCTCATGAACGTGATCAACGGGGGCGCCCACGCCGATAGCGGCCTCGCGATCCAGGAGTTCATGATCGTCCCGCTCGGGGCCCCCGTCTTCGTGGAGGCCCTCCGCTATGGGGCGGAGGTGTTCCACACCCTGCGCAAGATCCTGACGGGGAAGGGGCACTCCGTGGCGGTGGGGGACGAGGGCGGGTTCGCCCCTCGTCTCGCGACGGACGAGGAGGCCCTCCGCATCCTCGTCCAGGCGATCGGCGACGCGGGATATGAGCCGGGACGGGACGTCGCCCTCGCCCTCGACTGCGCCGCGACCGCGTTCTACGCGCCCGAGCGCGGGATCTACCGCCTGGCAGGCGAGCGGCGCGCGGCGGACCTCGTCGAGCTCTACGCGCAGTGGGCCAAGGCGTACCCGGTTGTATCCATCGAGGACGGGCTCGCGGAGGAGGATTGGGAGGGATGGTCGCTCCTCACGGACCGGCTCGGCTCCACGATCCAGATCGTGGGCGACGATATCTTCGTGACGAACCCGGACCGGCTCGCCCAGGGGATCAAGCGCCGGGCGGCGAACGCGATCCTCATCAAGCTGAACCAGATCGGCACGGTGACGGAGACGCTCCGCACGATGGACCTCGCCCACGGGGCAGGCTACGCCTGCATCATCTCCCACCGCTCTGGCGAGACGGAGGACACGACGATCGCCGACTTCGCGGTGGGGACCGGGTGCGGACAGATCAAGACCGGATCCGTCTCCCGCTCGGAGCGGGTCGCGAAGTACAACGAGCTTCTGCGCATCGAGGATACCTATGCTCCGCCGATGGCGACGTGGCCCCGCTAG
- a CDS encoding gluconeogenesis factor YvcK family protein, with the protein MRVPSVLKLLLPGIGVKRWFLLALAGIALVAFGVVCLVGDEGMRTLYTLVLRHVPFLWRPVFGAVVVAVGFIGMVVGMACAVRAILHAVSPRRGGSVAEALYQGRILRAAPHVVAIGGGTGLSTLLRGIKAYTANLTAVVTVMDTGGSSGRLRAELDVLPPGDVRNCLLALAEDEERMARFMLHRFQSGEGLVGHSLGNVLLAGMEQAVGGFDRAVEEASYFLSVRGKVVPATLDRTNLVAELADGREVVGEAEIPQAHTPIRRLRLARPAQAYPVALDAISHADLILVGPGSLYTSIISVLLVDGIADAIARAPAEKMVIMNLMTEPGETDGFSASDHLNALAEYVNLRRFHAVVVNSELPPPEILARYRAEGSVPVLDDLRGAKALGLRVIRAPLLDLVEVEGKLTVKHDPHKLARVVAREARVLHHSWTRWFSG; encoded by the coding sequence ATGAGGGTCCCATCGGTCCTGAAGCTCCTCCTCCCGGGGATCGGGGTGAAGCGGTGGTTCCTCCTCGCCCTGGCCGGGATCGCCCTCGTCGCGTTCGGGGTCGTGTGCTTGGTTGGGGACGAGGGAATGCGCACCCTGTATACGCTGGTGCTGCGCCACGTTCCGTTCCTGTGGCGGCCCGTGTTCGGGGCGGTGGTGGTGGCGGTGGGGTTCATCGGCATGGTGGTGGGGATGGCCTGTGCGGTGCGGGCAATCCTGCACGCCGTTTCCCCACGCCGCGGCGGGTCGGTGGCGGAGGCCCTGTACCAAGGGCGGATCCTCCGCGCCGCGCCCCACGTCGTCGCGATCGGTGGTGGGACCGGCCTCTCCACCCTCCTGCGGGGGATCAAGGCCTACACCGCCAACCTCACCGCGGTGGTCACGGTGATGGACACGGGGGGGAGCTCCGGCCGCCTGCGGGCCGAGCTCGATGTCCTTCCCCCCGGCGATGTCCGGAACTGCCTCCTGGCCCTGGCGGAAGATGAGGAGCGGATGGCCCGGTTCATGCTCCATCGGTTCCAGTCTGGGGAAGGCCTGGTCGGGCACTCGCTGGGGAACGTCCTTCTGGCGGGGATGGAACAGGCGGTGGGGGGATTCGACCGCGCCGTCGAGGAGGCGAGCTATTTCCTGTCCGTGCGCGGGAAGGTGGTCCCCGCGACCCTGGACCGGACCAACCTCGTCGCCGAACTCGCCGATGGGCGGGAGGTCGTGGGGGAGGCCGAGATCCCGCAAGCCCACACCCCGATCCGCCGCCTGCGCCTCGCCCGGCCAGCGCAGGCCTATCCGGTGGCGCTGGACGCGATCTCCCACGCTGACCTCATCCTCGTTGGGCCGGGGAGCCTGTACACGAGCATCATCTCCGTCCTCCTCGTAGACGGGATCGCGGATGCGATCGCCCGCGCGCCGGCGGAGAAGATGGTCATCATGAACCTCATGACCGAGCCGGGGGAGACGGACGGGTTCTCGGCAAGCGATCACCTGAACGCCCTCGCCGAGTACGTGAACCTGCGGCGGTTCCACGCCGTGGTCGTCAACAGCGAGCTCCCGCCGCCGGAGATCCTCGCCCGCTACCGCGCGGAGGGGAGCGTGCCGGTGCTGGATGACCTGCGCGGGGCGAAGGCGCTGGGGCTGCGGGTGATCCGCGCCCCGCTCCTCGATCTGGTGGAGGTGGAGGGGAAGCTCACGGTGAAGCACGACCCCCATAAGCTGGCGCGGGTTGTGGCCCGCGAGGCCCGGGTCCTTCACCACTCGTGGACCCGCTGGTTCAGCGGGTAG
- the dnaE gene encoding DNA polymerase III subunit alpha, which produces MAFVHLHVHSEYSLLDGMGRVRDLVARAAELGMPALALTDHGNLSGVIKFYRMATEAGVKPLLGEELYVAPDSRHSRDPATGRSPYHLVALAADETGWQNLLVLANRAHTEGFYYKPRVDLELLAEHATGLVALSACESGEVQRHLLHGRRDEAAAAAGRYAEIFPRRFYLELQNHGLERNKALVRDQIALARRLNLPVVASADVHYLSPEDREPHRVLINIQAAKKLSDPDARSFDGDGYHFLTEEEMRARFAEVPEALAATIAVAEQCELKLDLGRRLLPRYPSVLSPNEELIEQARAGARARFGDPLPPPVEERLNYELDVITRMNLAPYFLIVADFVGYARRKRIPVGPGRGSAAGSLVAYALGITQVDPLRFNLLFERFLNPDRVTLPDFDIDFCVRGRDEVIRYVAERYGRDHLAQIATFDRMAARSVVRDVARVLGLPYEKSDRIAKLVPFKMTLRRALEEVPALKELAEGEEEMRRLFAIARRLEGQLRNSSTHAAGVVIAPEPLEKFVPLLRLADGEFVTQFDMHDVEAVGLLKMDFLGLRNLTLLDDVTRLVEKRTGVEVDLGRIPLDDGATYELIQSGQTTGVFQIESPGMKALIRRLEPTEFRDLIAILGLFRPGPLDSGMADDYIERKHGRQPVTYPHPAAEEVLSETYGLPIYQDQILLLAQRLAGFTLGEADLLRRAMGKKKPEEMAEMESRFVDGCVRNGIPITEAKKIFSDIEKFARYGFVKAHATAYAFITYWTAYFKAHYPTEFMAALLTSVQDNLDKVAAYIEECRGMGIEVLPPDVNESAVGFTPVGEGVIRFGLGAIKHVGTGAVEAILASRGAGFRNFFDFCQRMDPERVSREAVESLIKAGAMDRFGLPRQALMALVYEGMRLAQLTRSQRASGQQSFFEAEELAPKLTVEETEFPRETLLEFERELLGLYLSGHPLDAYAAELRARGAIPLADAGTEGRPFTVAGQVKTLKVVPTQEGPMAFLTLEDPSGEAEVVVGARLYATRAALLRERALLVLRVRWSERNGSRRLQALDVDPLVPPASSPTHCVIELPLDLATPETAAHLSGILADHPGPVPARLRLREGERALVVEAGPQYAVQPSPELRQRLAQLGPGVRVEWG; this is translated from the coding sequence GTGGCGTTCGTTCATCTCCACGTCCACTCGGAGTACTCGCTTCTCGATGGGATGGGCCGCGTGCGCGACCTCGTGGCCCGGGCGGCGGAGCTGGGGATGCCGGCCCTCGCCCTCACCGACCACGGGAACCTGTCGGGCGTGATCAAGTTCTACCGGATGGCGACCGAGGCCGGGGTGAAGCCCCTCCTCGGGGAGGAGCTCTACGTGGCCCCGGACTCCCGCCATTCCCGCGATCCCGCGACGGGCCGCTCCCCGTACCACCTCGTCGCCCTCGCCGCGGATGAAACGGGGTGGCAGAACCTCCTCGTCCTCGCGAACCGCGCCCACACCGAAGGCTTTTACTACAAGCCGCGGGTGGACCTCGAACTCCTCGCGGAGCACGCGACGGGGCTCGTCGCCCTGTCCGCCTGCGAGTCGGGCGAGGTGCAGCGCCACCTCCTCCACGGACGGCGGGATGAGGCCGCGGCGGCGGCGGGGCGGTATGCGGAGATCTTCCCCCGCCGGTTCTACCTCGAGCTTCAAAATCACGGTCTGGAGCGGAATAAGGCGCTCGTGCGCGACCAGATCGCGCTCGCCCGGCGCCTGAACCTTCCCGTGGTGGCGTCGGCCGACGTCCACTACCTTTCCCCCGAGGACCGTGAGCCGCACCGCGTCCTCATCAACATCCAGGCCGCAAAGAAGCTGTCCGACCCCGATGCGCGGTCGTTCGATGGGGATGGCTACCACTTCCTGACCGAGGAGGAGATGCGGGCACGGTTCGCGGAGGTCCCGGAGGCGCTCGCGGCGACCATCGCCGTGGCGGAGCAGTGCGAGCTCAAGCTCGACCTGGGGAGGCGCCTCCTGCCCCGCTACCCGAGTGTCCTCTCCCCGAACGAGGAACTGATCGAGCAGGCGCGGGCGGGGGCCCGGGCCCGGTTCGGCGACCCCCTCCCGCCCCCGGTTGAGGAGCGGCTGAACTACGAGCTCGACGTAATCACGCGGATGAACCTCGCCCCCTACTTCCTCATCGTCGCTGACTTCGTCGGCTACGCGCGGCGGAAGCGGATCCCCGTCGGTCCCGGGCGCGGCTCGGCCGCGGGATCCCTCGTGGCGTACGCCCTCGGCATCACGCAGGTGGACCCGCTGCGGTTCAACCTCCTGTTCGAGCGCTTCCTGAACCCGGACCGGGTGACCCTCCCCGACTTCGACATCGACTTCTGCGTCCGGGGCCGGGACGAGGTCATCCGCTACGTCGCCGAACGGTACGGCCGCGACCACCTCGCCCAGATCGCCACGTTCGACCGGATGGCGGCGCGGTCGGTGGTGCGGGACGTGGCCCGCGTGCTGGGGCTACCCTACGAAAAGTCGGACCGGATCGCAAAACTCGTCCCGTTCAAAATGACGCTGCGCCGGGCGTTGGAGGAGGTGCCGGCCCTCAAGGAGCTCGCCGAGGGGGAGGAGGAGATGCGGCGCCTCTTTGCCATCGCCCGCCGGCTGGAGGGGCAGCTCCGCAACAGCTCAACCCACGCCGCAGGGGTGGTGATCGCCCCCGAGCCGCTGGAGAAGTTCGTGCCCCTCCTCCGCCTCGCCGACGGGGAGTTCGTGACGCAGTTCGACATGCACGACGTGGAGGCGGTGGGCCTCCTCAAGATGGATTTCCTCGGCCTGCGCAACCTGACCCTCCTCGATGACGTGACGCGGCTGGTGGAGAAGCGGACGGGGGTCGAGGTGGACCTGGGGCGGATCCCGCTCGACGACGGGGCAACGTACGAGCTCATCCAGTCCGGGCAGACCACGGGGGTGTTCCAGATCGAGTCCCCGGGGATGAAGGCCCTCATCCGCCGGCTCGAGCCGACGGAGTTCCGAGACCTGATCGCCATCCTCGGCCTGTTCCGCCCAGGCCCGCTCGATTCGGGGATGGCCGACGACTACATCGAGCGGAAGCACGGGCGCCAGCCGGTCACCTACCCCCACCCCGCCGCGGAGGAGGTCCTCTCCGAAACGTATGGCCTCCCCATCTACCAGGACCAAATCCTCCTCCTCGCCCAACGGCTGGCCGGCTTCACCCTGGGGGAAGCCGATCTCCTGCGGAGGGCGATGGGGAAGAAGAAGCCAGAAGAGATGGCGGAGATGGAGTCCCGGTTCGTGGACGGCTGCGTCCGGAACGGGATCCCCATCACGGAGGCAAAAAAGATCTTCTCCGATATCGAGAAGTTCGCGCGGTACGGGTTCGTCAAGGCCCACGCGACCGCGTACGCGTTCATCACCTACTGGACCGCGTACTTCAAGGCCCACTACCCGACGGAGTTCATGGCCGCCCTCCTCACCTCGGTCCAGGACAACCTGGACAAGGTGGCGGCCTACATCGAGGAGTGCCGGGGGATGGGGATCGAAGTGTTGCCCCCGGACGTGAACGAGTCGGCGGTGGGGTTCACCCCGGTCGGGGAGGGGGTGATCCGGTTCGGCCTGGGGGCGATCAAGCACGTCGGGACGGGCGCCGTGGAGGCGATCCTCGCCAGCCGCGGTGCGGGGTTCCGGAACTTCTTCGACTTCTGCCAGCGGATGGACCCGGAGCGCGTGAGCCGGGAGGCGGTGGAGTCCCTGATCAAGGCGGGGGCGATGGACCGATTCGGGCTCCCCCGTCAGGCCCTCATGGCCCTCGTCTATGAGGGGATGCGCCTCGCGCAGCTCACCCGGTCCCAGCGAGCGTCGGGCCAGCAGTCGTTCTTCGAGGCGGAGGAGCTTGCCCCGAAGCTCACGGTGGAGGAGACGGAGTTCCCGCGGGAGACGCTCCTCGAGTTCGAACGGGAGCTCCTCGGCCTCTACCTCTCCGGGCACCCGCTGGATGCCTACGCCGCGGAGCTGCGGGCGCGGGGGGCGATCCCCCTCGCCGATGCCGGGACCGAGGGCCGCCCGTTCACGGTCGCGGGCCAGGTGAAAACGCTCAAGGTCGTCCCCACCCAGGAAGGGCCGATGGCGTTCCTGACGCTCGAGGATCCCAGCGGCGAAGCGGAGGTAGTGGTGGGGGCACGCCTCTACGCCACCCGGGCCGCGCTGCTCCGTGAGCGGGCGCTCCTCGTCCTACGCGTGCGGTGGTCGGAGCGGAACGGATCGCGGCGGCTGCAGGCCCTCGACGTGGATCCCCTCGTCCCTCCGGCGTCCAGCCCGACCCACTGCGTAATCGAGCTCCCCCTCGACCTCGCCACCCCGGAGACGGCGGCCCACCTGAGCGGGATCCTTGCCGACCACCCCGGCCCGGTACCAGCGCGGCTCCGGCTGCGCGAGGGGGAGCGAGCCCTCGTCGTGGAGGCCGGCCCCCAGTACGCCGTCCAGCCCAGCCCCGAACTGAGACAGAGGCTCGCCCAGTTGGGCCCCGGGGTGCGGGTGGAGTGGGGATGA